A section of the Verrucomicrobium sp. GAS474 genome encodes:
- a CDS encoding aminotransferase class V-fold PLP-dependent enzyme: protein MPVVERLTFPDEAARHAAFPVTRHGIFMGHAGVCPLPKVAEEAVQLGAHKGAIASQEYEGFPQELDQARAVAAKLLVSAQPEEISLLGPTALGLNLVASGLTWNAGDEVVYYPGDYPSNVYPWTDLARQGVKPVPVAPARTGHLTPELVFASLTPRTRLVALASCHFLTGYRLDYKTIGTELKKRGILFCLDAIQSLGATEVDAAYVDFLSADSHKWLLGPLGAGIFYVKKEHFAKLRPALLGSWNVTSPRFIAQEEIAFPDHGRRYECGALFGLGILGMKASMEMLLQLGIDRIEDRLLGLHDYGAALFRKAGYEVLSDAFPASSGRFEAKTGILTVRKPGASEADYVALFNKLKAKKITASHRWDLDGNPHLRFSPHFYNTETDFDLVLEALSS, encoded by the coding sequence ATGCCTGTCGTCGAACGCCTCACCTTCCCCGACGAGGCCGCGCGGCACGCGGCCTTCCCCGTCACCCGCCACGGCATCTTCATGGGCCACGCCGGGGTCTGCCCCCTGCCGAAGGTCGCCGAGGAGGCCGTCCAGCTCGGCGCGCACAAGGGGGCCATCGCCTCGCAGGAATACGAAGGCTTCCCGCAGGAACTCGACCAGGCCCGCGCCGTCGCCGCGAAGCTCCTCGTCTCGGCGCAGCCCGAGGAGATCTCCCTCCTCGGCCCGACCGCCCTCGGCCTGAACCTCGTCGCCTCCGGGCTGACGTGGAACGCGGGCGACGAGGTCGTCTACTACCCGGGCGACTACCCCTCCAACGTCTACCCGTGGACCGACCTCGCCCGCCAGGGGGTGAAGCCGGTCCCCGTCGCCCCCGCCCGCACCGGCCACCTGACGCCCGAACTCGTCTTCGCCTCCCTCACGCCGCGGACCCGCCTCGTCGCCCTCGCCTCGTGCCACTTCCTCACCGGCTACCGGCTCGACTACAAGACGATCGGGACCGAGCTGAAGAAGCGCGGCATCCTCTTCTGCCTCGACGCGATCCAGTCCCTCGGCGCGACCGAGGTCGACGCCGCCTACGTCGACTTCCTCAGCGCCGACTCGCACAAGTGGCTCCTCGGCCCGCTCGGCGCGGGGATCTTCTACGTGAAGAAGGAACACTTCGCCAAGCTCCGCCCCGCCCTCCTCGGTTCGTGGAACGTCACCTCCCCCCGCTTCATCGCGCAGGAGGAGATCGCCTTCCCCGACCACGGCCGCCGCTACGAGTGCGGCGCGCTCTTCGGCCTCGGCATCCTCGGGATGAAGGCCTCGATGGAGATGCTCCTCCAACTCGGGATCGACCGGATCGAGGATCGCCTCCTCGGCCTCCACGACTACGGGGCCGCCCTCTTCCGCAAGGCCGGATACGAGGTCCTCTCCGACGCCTTCCCCGCCTCGTCGGGCCGGTTCGAGGCGAAGACCGGCATCCTCACCGTCCGCAAGCCGGGGGCCTCCGAGGCCGACTACGTCGCCCTCTTCAACAAACTGAAGGCGAAGAAAATCACCGCCTCCCACCGCTGGGACCTCGACGGCAACCCCCACCTCCGCTTCTCCCCCCACTTCTACAACACCGAGACCGATTTCGATCTCGTACTCGAGGCGCTCTCCTCCTAG
- the nifS gene encoding cysteine desulfurase NifS encodes MNTQAAIYLDNNATTPVAPEVFEAMVPYLTEFYGNPSGLYRVAKEAGAAVTKARESVAKLIGAEAREIVFTSCGTESDNAAIWSALRTTGKKHIVTTQVEHAAVHSFCEHLETLGYTVTWLPVREDGTLDPAEVDAAIHDGTAIVSTMWANNETGVLFPVEEIGKICKARGVLYHIDAIQVPGKVPIDVKQVQCDFLALSGHKLHAPKGVGVLYIRSGTRFSPLLIGGSQEKGRRSGTENVPHIVALGRAAELALENLIDEQTQTRALRDKLENGILSRIPNSHRNGHATERLPNTASVRFDGLEAEGLLLKLNEHQICASAGSACSTGSLEPSHVLSAMGLTPSQARSTIRLSLSHLTTEAEIETVLDLLPRFVAELREPRPAASPAAKA; translated from the coding sequence ATGAACACTCAGGCTGCCATCTATCTCGATAACAATGCGACCACGCCCGTGGCTCCCGAGGTCTTCGAGGCGATGGTTCCCTATCTCACCGAGTTCTACGGCAATCCCTCCGGCCTCTACCGCGTGGCGAAGGAAGCGGGCGCGGCGGTGACGAAGGCCCGCGAGTCGGTCGCGAAGCTCATCGGGGCCGAGGCCCGCGAGATCGTCTTCACCAGCTGCGGCACCGAGTCGGACAACGCCGCCATCTGGTCGGCCCTCCGCACGACGGGGAAGAAGCACATCGTCACCACGCAGGTGGAGCACGCCGCCGTCCACAGCTTCTGCGAGCACCTGGAGACCCTCGGCTATACCGTGACCTGGCTCCCCGTCCGCGAGGACGGTACCCTCGATCCCGCCGAGGTCGATGCCGCGATCCACGACGGCACCGCCATCGTCTCGACGATGTGGGCGAACAACGAGACGGGTGTCCTCTTCCCCGTCGAGGAAATCGGCAAGATCTGCAAGGCGCGCGGCGTCCTCTACCACATCGACGCGATCCAGGTCCCCGGCAAGGTCCCGATCGACGTGAAGCAGGTGCAGTGCGACTTCCTCGCCCTCTCCGGCCACAAGCTCCATGCCCCGAAGGGGGTCGGCGTCCTCTACATCCGCAGCGGCACCCGCTTCTCCCCCCTCCTCATCGGCGGGTCGCAGGAAAAGGGACGCCGTTCCGGGACCGAGAACGTTCCCCACATCGTCGCCCTCGGCCGCGCCGCCGAACTCGCCCTGGAAAACCTCATCGACGAGCAGACGCAGACCCGCGCCCTCCGCGACAAGCTGGAAAACGGCATCCTCTCCCGCATCCCGAATTCCCACCGGAACGGGCACGCCACCGAGCGGCTCCCGAACACCGCCAGCGTCCGCTTCGACGGCCTCGAGGCCGAGGGCCTGCTGCTGAAGCTGAACGAGCACCAGATCTGCGCCTCGGCCGGGTCGGCCTGCTCGACCGGCTCCCTCGAGCCGTCGCACGTCCTCTCCGCGATGGGCCTCACCCCGTCGCAGGCCCGCTCGACGATCCGCCTCTCCCTCTCCCACCTCACGACCGAGGCCGAGATCGAGACCGTCCTCGACCTCCTCCCCCGCTTCGTCGCCGAGCTCCGCGAACCCCGGCCCGCCGCCTCCCCGGCCGCCAAGGCCTAA
- a CDS encoding glycosyltransferase family 4 protein: MKLLLVEYRDWKNPRAGGAERALREIFSRLADPAGPWKWEVDYLCTAFPGAPAEERSDHLGLIRRGSEALFTLNVARHVNRHGRDYDLVVEGIDKLPFFLPWFFPKLPVAAIVPHLLGETAFSAAGLLGGTLIRIGEALLPFAYRKTPLLPISASTRDELVERGLPRQNLRVVLYGHATEAQTPGDARPCDPATFLYVGRLRRYKSLDVVLRAFAQVVERRPEARLVLAGAGDDRARLEALVLKLGLGTLVRFPGAVSEKEKSALMRRATALVYPSRKEGWGLSVIEAGACGTPTLAADVPGLRDAVDDGKSGLLLPWGDVPAWAAAMERLIADPAGRERLAQGAAARAGALSWEDSARTMAGELEGVVKGG, encoded by the coding sequence GTGAAACTCCTCCTCGTCGAATACCGGGATTGGAAGAACCCCCGCGCGGGCGGGGCCGAGCGGGCGCTGCGCGAGATCTTCAGCCGCCTCGCCGATCCCGCCGGGCCGTGGAAATGGGAGGTCGATTACCTCTGCACCGCCTTCCCGGGGGCGCCCGCCGAGGAGCGGAGCGACCACCTCGGCCTGATCCGGCGGGGCTCCGAGGCGCTCTTCACCCTCAACGTCGCCCGCCACGTCAATCGCCACGGCCGGGACTACGACCTCGTCGTCGAGGGGATCGACAAGCTGCCGTTCTTCCTCCCGTGGTTTTTCCCGAAGCTCCCCGTCGCCGCCATCGTCCCCCACCTTCTCGGGGAGACGGCGTTCTCCGCCGCCGGGCTCCTCGGAGGGACGCTCATCCGCATCGGGGAGGCCCTGCTCCCCTTCGCCTACCGCAAGACGCCGCTCCTCCCGATCAGCGCCAGCACGCGGGACGAGCTCGTCGAGCGGGGGCTGCCGAGGCAGAACCTCCGCGTCGTCCTCTACGGCCACGCCACCGAGGCGCAGACGCCCGGCGATGCCCGGCCCTGCGATCCCGCCACGTTCCTCTACGTCGGGCGGCTGCGCCGGTACAAGTCGCTCGACGTCGTCCTCCGCGCCTTCGCCCAGGTCGTCGAGCGGCGGCCCGAGGCGCGCCTCGTCCTCGCCGGAGCGGGGGACGACCGCGCCCGGCTCGAGGCCCTCGTCCTGAAGCTCGGCCTCGGCACCCTCGTCCGCTTCCCCGGCGCGGTCTCGGAGAAGGAGAAGAGCGCCCTCATGCGGCGGGCCACCGCCCTCGTCTATCCCTCGCGCAAGGAGGGCTGGGGCCTCTCGGTGATCGAGGCCGGGGCCTGCGGGACCCCGACCCTGGCCGCCGACGTGCCGGGCCTCCGCGACGCTGTCGATGACGGGAAGAGCGGGCTTCTCCTTCCTTGGGGGGATGTGCCTGCCTGGGCCGCCGCGATGGAGCGGCTGATCGCCGATCCGGCGGGGCGGGAACGCCTCGCCCAGGGGGCGGCGGCCCGCGCGGGGGCGCTGAGCTGGGAAGATTCGGCACGGACGATGGCGGGGGAGTTGGAAGGAGTTGTGAAGGGGGGGTGA
- the shc gene encoding squalene--hopene cyclase yields the protein MAQSPVPSQPSPSPSLKERERTFTVFNLEAEAAIDQRAQAATQKSRDFLLSIQNGDGHWVGELDVDSTLTADYILYMHWLRQIDYDKQSKCVKHILKEQLPDGGWNIYPTGPSEVNATVQCYLALKLAGFTPDEPEMRKAHAAILRLGGIPKCNTYCKLNLAILGLFPWEHLPIIPVELILLPNWFPFNIYEMSAWSRTMVIPLAIINHFKPTRRLPEHQQIHELYPYGTEYADVALPWSKKAVSFRNFFLTINLGLKWLERLPWRPSRGIALKKAEEWLVARVGEGSDGLGAIYPAMMYAVIALKALGYTDEHPLLKKAKKEFDDLHVDATATENDYRIQPCFSPVWDTAITAGAVVKSGLPANDPRLQKAADFLISKEVRHRGDWAVKNPHPENSGWAFEYNNIYYPDVDDTLEVMMALHLIEARDPEQKREVMERAKKWIISFQCKGGGWAAFDKDVTKGWLEHVPFADHNAILDPPCSDLTGRALELFGMMGVKRSERFIQRAIKFIKDTQEEDGSWYGRWGVNYIYGTWQILRGLESIDEDMNQDWIIRGRDWLESCQNEDGGWGETVASYDDPHLKGQGTSTASQTAWAVMGILACGDASRPSVLRGIDYLARTQNADGSWSESLITGTGFPKVFYLRYDMYRNNWPLLTLATFNSLRADQAKKAEAWAASTLKMAEYRRQRDSAAPEAETPTASA from the coding sequence ATGGCTCAGTCTCCGGTCCCGTCCCAACCCTCCCCCTCGCCTTCCCTGAAGGAGCGGGAGCGGACTTTCACCGTGTTCAACCTCGAGGCCGAGGCGGCGATCGACCAGCGCGCCCAGGCGGCCACCCAGAAATCGCGCGACTTCCTCCTTTCGATCCAGAACGGGGACGGCCATTGGGTCGGCGAGCTCGACGTCGACTCGACGCTCACCGCCGATTACATCCTCTACATGCACTGGCTCCGCCAGATCGACTACGACAAGCAGTCGAAATGCGTGAAGCACATCCTGAAGGAGCAGCTCCCCGACGGCGGCTGGAACATCTATCCGACCGGCCCGAGCGAGGTGAACGCGACCGTCCAGTGCTACCTCGCGCTGAAGCTCGCCGGGTTCACCCCGGACGAGCCCGAGATGCGGAAGGCCCACGCCGCGATCCTCCGCCTCGGCGGGATCCCGAAGTGCAACACGTACTGCAAGCTGAACCTCGCCATCCTCGGCCTCTTCCCGTGGGAGCACCTCCCGATCATCCCGGTGGAGCTGATCCTGCTGCCGAACTGGTTCCCCTTCAACATCTACGAGATGTCGGCCTGGAGCCGGACGATGGTGATCCCCCTGGCGATCATCAACCACTTCAAGCCGACCCGCCGCCTCCCCGAGCACCAGCAGATCCACGAGCTCTACCCCTACGGGACCGAGTACGCCGACGTCGCCCTGCCGTGGAGCAAGAAGGCGGTCTCCTTCCGCAATTTCTTCCTCACGATCAACCTCGGGTTGAAGTGGCTGGAGCGCCTCCCCTGGCGTCCCTCGCGCGGCATCGCGCTGAAGAAGGCCGAGGAATGGCTCGTCGCCCGCGTCGGCGAGGGTTCCGACGGTCTCGGCGCGATCTATCCCGCGATGATGTACGCCGTGATCGCCCTGAAGGCCCTCGGCTACACCGACGAGCATCCGCTCCTGAAGAAGGCGAAGAAGGAATTCGACGACCTCCACGTCGACGCCACGGCGACGGAGAACGACTACCGCATCCAGCCCTGCTTCTCCCCCGTCTGGGACACGGCGATCACCGCCGGAGCCGTCGTGAAATCGGGCCTCCCCGCGAACGATCCCCGGCTCCAGAAGGCGGCCGACTTCCTCATCTCGAAGGAAGTCCGCCATCGCGGCGACTGGGCGGTGAAGAATCCCCACCCGGAGAACAGCGGCTGGGCCTTCGAGTACAATAACATCTACTACCCCGACGTCGACGACACCCTCGAGGTGATGATGGCCCTCCACCTCATCGAGGCGCGGGACCCCGAGCAGAAGCGCGAGGTCATGGAGCGGGCGAAGAAGTGGATCATCAGCTTCCAGTGCAAGGGCGGCGGCTGGGCGGCCTTCGACAAGGACGTCACGAAGGGCTGGCTGGAGCATGTCCCCTTCGCCGACCACAACGCGATCCTCGACCCCCCGTGCAGCGACCTCACGGGCCGGGCCCTCGAGCTCTTCGGCATGATGGGGGTGAAGCGGAGCGAGCGATTCATCCAGCGCGCGATCAAGTTCATCAAGGACACGCAGGAGGAGGACGGCTCCTGGTACGGCCGCTGGGGCGTGAATTACATCTACGGCACGTGGCAGATCCTCCGCGGCCTCGAGTCGATCGACGAGGACATGAACCAGGACTGGATCATCCGCGGCCGGGACTGGCTCGAATCGTGCCAGAACGAGGACGGCGGGTGGGGCGAGACCGTCGCCTCCTACGACGATCCCCACCTGAAGGGCCAGGGGACGAGCACCGCCTCGCAGACCGCGTGGGCCGTCATGGGCATCCTCGCCTGCGGCGACGCCAGCCGTCCCAGCGTGCTGCGCGGCATCGACTACCTCGCCCGGACGCAGAACGCCGACGGGTCGTGGAGCGAGAGCCTCATCACCGGCACCGGCTTCCCGAAGGTCTTCTACCTCCGCTACGACATGTACCGGAACAACTGGCCCCTCCTGACCCTCGCCACGTTCAACAGCCTCCGCGCCGACCAGGCGAAGAAGGCCGAGGCGTGGGCCGCCTCGACGCTGAAGATGGCCGAGTACCGCCGCCAGCGCGATTCCGCCGCGCCCGAAGCCGAGACCCCCACCGCCTCGGCCTGA
- a CDS encoding glycosyltransferase family 87 protein: MRLLRTGWTIWGLYAAILAVVVFRTAGAHTVTVYRDAAALWLAHAPLYDLGSIHGFLYFPQAALIFVPFAQLPLALGEVLWRVLSLAFLAYAVWRLAGHLRQERAGLPNAGWFALLSFLLLPSTFASARNGQTNIALAAALLLAALELIARRWTMATLLLLLMLALKPIAAAPLLLAAAVYPAMRLRLLAGLLVFTLVPFLFAPTAPGYVVDQYRLMAEKLKIAGSPDEHGFCDLGGLLWTFLGHPVPQQTLHLVSVGAALGVLLLSLAAPRNDPRNAPLWIAALAGAYLMLFNPRTEENSYVILAAVVLPFLAHAMAMGRKGEAGCLVLLVLLLGCDSYGDWIRPWSHLWLKALLALAFLGYLMGRMSRKRVLFERGR; encoded by the coding sequence ATGCGCCTCCTCCGCACCGGCTGGACGATCTGGGGTCTCTACGCCGCGATCCTCGCCGTCGTCGTCTTCCGCACCGCCGGAGCCCACACCGTCACCGTCTACCGGGACGCCGCCGCGCTGTGGCTCGCCCACGCGCCCCTCTACGACCTCGGCTCGATCCATGGTTTCCTCTACTTCCCGCAGGCGGCGCTCATCTTCGTTCCCTTCGCCCAGCTCCCCCTCGCCCTCGGCGAGGTGCTCTGGCGCGTCCTTTCCCTCGCCTTCCTCGCCTACGCCGTCTGGCGGCTGGCGGGCCACCTGCGGCAGGAACGGGCGGGGCTCCCCAACGCGGGCTGGTTCGCCCTCCTCAGCTTCCTCCTCCTCCCCTCGACCTTCGCCAGCGCGCGCAACGGCCAGACGAACATCGCCCTCGCCGCCGCCCTCCTCCTCGCCGCGCTGGAGCTGATCGCCCGCCGCTGGACGATGGCCACCCTCCTCCTCCTCCTGATGCTGGCGCTGAAGCCGATCGCCGCCGCCCCCCTCCTCCTCGCCGCCGCCGTCTATCCGGCGATGCGGCTCCGGCTCCTCGCCGGGCTCCTCGTCTTCACCCTCGTCCCCTTCCTCTTCGCCCCGACCGCCCCCGGCTACGTCGTCGACCAATACCGGCTGATGGCCGAAAAGCTGAAGATCGCCGGATCGCCCGACGAGCACGGCTTCTGCGACCTCGGCGGCCTCCTGTGGACCTTCCTCGGCCATCCCGTCCCGCAGCAGACCCTCCACCTCGTCTCCGTCGGGGCGGCGCTCGGCGTCCTCCTCCTCTCCCTCGCCGCGCCGCGGAACGACCCGCGCAACGCCCCCCTCTGGATCGCCGCCCTCGCCGGGGCCTACCTCATGCTCTTCAACCCCCGGACCGAGGAAAACTCCTACGTCATCCTCGCCGCCGTCGTCCTCCCCTTCCTCGCCCACGCGATGGCGATGGGGCGAAAGGGAGAAGCCGGATGCCTCGTCCTGCTGGTCCTCCTCCTAGGGTGCGACAGTTACGGCGATTGGATTCGTCCGTGGAGCCATCTTTGGCTCAAGGCCCTCCTTGCTCTCGCCTTCCTGGGCTATCTCATGGGGCGGATGAGTCGGAAGAGGGTTTTGTTTGAGCGGGGGAGGTAG